In the genome of Aquipuribacter hungaricus, one region contains:
- a CDS encoding MarC family protein, whose protein sequence is MNWQLFGEAFVTLFVIIDPPGTVPIFLGLTSTMTTAKRRRAARQAVLVAFGVIVAFAVFGQTILDYLGISLPALQAAGGLLLLLVALELLTDNAKEPEAQESVNIALVPLGTPLLAGPGAIVATMLFVQRADGAAELVSVAAAIVAVHVVLFLVLRFAGLIRRVLRDGGVTLVTRIAGVLLSAIAVQLVADAVRSFVEAA, encoded by the coding sequence GTGAACTGGCAGCTGTTCGGCGAGGCGTTCGTCACGCTCTTCGTCATCATCGACCCGCCCGGGACGGTGCCGATCTTCCTCGGCCTCACCTCGACCATGACGACGGCCAAGCGCCGGCGTGCCGCCCGCCAGGCCGTGCTCGTCGCGTTCGGCGTCATCGTCGCCTTCGCGGTGTTCGGCCAGACGATCCTCGACTACCTGGGGATCAGCCTGCCGGCCCTGCAGGCGGCGGGTGGCCTGCTGCTCCTGCTCGTGGCGCTGGAGCTGCTCACCGACAACGCCAAGGAGCCCGAGGCGCAGGAGTCGGTGAACATCGCCCTGGTGCCGCTGGGGACCCCGCTGCTCGCCGGCCCGGGCGCGATCGTCGCCACGATGCTGTTCGTCCAGCGCGCCGACGGTGCCGCCGAGCTCGTGTCGGTCGCGGCGGCGATCGTCGCGGTCCACGTCGTGCTGTTCCTCGTGCTGCGCTTCGCCGGCCTCATCCGCCGGGTGCTGCGCGACGGCGGGGTCACCCTCGTCACGCGCATCGCCGGCGTGCTGCTGTCGGCGATCGCCGTGCAGCTGGTCGCGGACGCGGTGCGGTCCTTCGTCGAGGCCGCCTGA